The bacterium genome contains a region encoding:
- a CDS encoding CPBP family intramembrane metalloprotease yields MRSEATPPAATAALYPPLRGVGIVLLLSSIPLVIAGFLSERTLTKWPLLFGELSLLVPAYLYLRHKKLSPRTVFRLNPVSWRVVGVTVALGLAITVLAFEVDRLVSVLLPFPEQWEAILQRTLQANSTLDWIIMLLAAVLFAGVFEEMLFRGFVQNAFEERHQPAYAIFITAILFGAVHLNPWWFVQFIFIAFFLGVLAWKSDSIIPGAIVHAQNNLTALLLNNLTQDANNPLMQWHGHVHPLLLLAAVLVLVAGLRLFFRYCEEEIQIPTFLNTPLSPF; encoded by the coding sequence ATGCGATCTGAAGCAACCCCGCCCGCTGCGACCGCTGCCCTTTATCCTCCTCTGCGCGGCGTCGGCATTGTTCTCCTGCTTTCCTCCATTCCCCTGGTCATCGCCGGATTTCTGAGCGAGCGCACGCTCACCAAGTGGCCGCTGCTGTTCGGCGAGTTGTCGCTGCTGGTGCCGGCTTATCTCTACCTGCGCCACAAAAAACTTTCGCCGCGCACGGTGTTCCGCCTCAACCCGGTGAGCTGGCGCGTGGTGGGGGTGACCGTGGCCCTGGGGCTGGCCATTACCGTGCTCGCCTTCGAAGTGGATCGCCTGGTGAGTGTGCTGCTGCCTTTTCCCGAACAATGGGAGGCAATCCTGCAGCGGACTTTGCAGGCCAACAGCACGCTGGATTGGATCATCATGCTGCTCGCCGCGGTGCTGTTTGCCGGCGTGTTCGAAGAAATGCTGTTTCGCGGCTTCGTGCAGAATGCCTTTGAAGAGCGGCACCAGCCGGCCTACGCCATTTTCATCACCGCAATTCTCTTCGGCGCGGTGCATTTGAATCCCTGGTGGTTCGTGCAGTTCATCTTCATCGCCTTCTTTCTCGGCGTGCTGGCCTGGAAGAGTGACTCGATCATTCCCGGCGCGATCGTGCACGCGCAAAACAATCTCACCGCGCTGCTGCTCAACAATCTCACGCAGGACGCCAACAATCCGCTGATGCAGTGGCACGGCCACGTGCATCCGCTGCTGTTGCTCGCCGCCGTGCTGGTGTTGGTGGCGGGCTTGCGCCTGTTCTTCCGCTACTGCGAGGAAGAAATTCAAATTCCCACGTTCTTGAACACGCCGCTGTCACCCTTCTGA
- a CDS encoding RNA methyltransferase, with the protein MLSKADLKSITRLLQKKYREETQCFLAEGGRVCEEAIQSGWEIEHIISCPSLLNSLRSHQALKLAQQRGLPVEEVGVEAFANLSDTKNSQGIVAVVRKRPPALDPLEQMKQVPRSLWVAIEKLHDPGNLGTILRTADWLGVDGIIVGTTCVEVYNPKVVRASMGALFRLAIHEVEDVVGLLRKFQMFGCVLYGADQSGDFPYTTLRFSAKKVLVLGDEIEGLSPQLKEIIQHRVSIPKRGGGDSLNVAIAAAILLAEMCR; encoded by the coding sequence ATGCTTTCCAAAGCTGATTTGAAATCCATCACCCGGTTGCTGCAGAAGAAATACCGTGAAGAGACGCAATGCTTCCTGGCGGAAGGCGGCCGCGTCTGTGAAGAAGCGATCCAATCGGGTTGGGAGATTGAACACATCATCTCTTGCCCCTCGCTGCTCAACTCGCTGCGCTCGCATCAGGCGTTGAAGCTGGCGCAGCAGCGCGGCCTGCCGGTCGAAGAAGTCGGCGTCGAGGCGTTCGCTAATCTTTCCGACACCAAGAACTCGCAGGGGATTGTCGCGGTTGTGCGCAAGCGGCCGCCCGCCCTCGATCCGCTGGAGCAAATGAAGCAGGTGCCGCGCAGCTTGTGGGTGGCGATCGAAAAACTCCATGACCCCGGCAACCTCGGCACGATCTTGCGGACCGCGGACTGGCTGGGCGTGGACGGCATCATCGTGGGCACCACCTGCGTCGAGGTATACAATCCCAAAGTCGTGCGCGCCAGCATGGGCGCGCTGTTCCGGCTGGCGATCCACGAAGTCGAAGATGTCGTCGGCCTGTTGCGCAAATTCCAGATGTTCGGCTGCGTGCTTTACGGCGCGGATCAGTCCGGCGATTTTCCCTACACGACCTTGCGCTTTTCCGCCAAGAAAGTGCTGGTGTTGGGCGATGAAATCGAAGGACTCTCCCCGCAGCTCAAAGAGATCATCCAGCATCGCGTTTCCATTCCCAAACGCGGCGGCGGCGACTCGCTCAATGTCGCGATTGCCGCGGCCATTCTGCTGGCGGAAATGTGCCGGTGA
- a CDS encoding PTS sugar transporter subunit IIA: MKLQDILSKDLIKVPLASRDKTKVIEEMVDVLAAAHRIKDRNQVLKAILDREAVMSTGVGEGVAIPHGKAEAAPEIVAALGIAHTPVEFDAIDDQPVRLVWLLVGPPHQTGPHLKALSRISRLVHKRDFRERLLAAATPAEAFGTISNEEESFHES; encoded by the coding sequence ATGAAGTTGCAGGATATTTTGTCAAAAGACCTGATCAAAGTGCCGCTCGCCAGCCGCGACAAGACGAAAGTGATCGAAGAGATGGTGGATGTGCTGGCCGCGGCGCACCGGATCAAGGATCGCAACCAGGTGCTCAAGGCCATTCTCGACCGCGAGGCGGTGATGAGCACCGGCGTGGGCGAAGGCGTTGCGATTCCGCACGGCAAGGCCGAAGCGGCGCCGGAGATCGTGGCGGCGCTCGGCATTGCCCACACTCCGGTTGAGTTCGATGCGATCGATGATCAGCCGGTGCGGCTGGTGTGGCTGCTGGTCGGCCCGCCGCATCAAACCGGTCCGCATTTGAAAGCGCTCAGCCGGATTTCGCGCCTGGTGCACAAACGAGACTTTCGCGAGCGCCTGCTGGCGGCCGCCACGCCCGCAGAAGCCTTTGGCACCATCAGCAATGAGGAAGAAAGCTTTCATGAATCCTGA